In the genome of Denticeps clupeoides chromosome 13, fDenClu1.1, whole genome shotgun sequence, one region contains:
- the LOC114802235 gene encoding zinc finger BED domain-containing protein 1-like: protein MYVCSALDPRFKALPFLPDDEQEEIYLRITAEARRIQELFQEEAEVIPGEEDNHVEDKDDIPASPPPKKKKDLCCLADLLGSTYSAGPAVRHRTTQAQAEEEMSRYKEAPPLSLAEGSPLSWWKEHQNEYPLMSWW from the exons ATGTATGTATGTTCAGCACTCGATCCAAGATTCAAAGCTTTGCCCTTCCTTCCTGATGATGAACAAGAGGAAATATACTTGAGAATCACTGCAGAAGCTCGAAGAATTCAAGAACTATTTCAG GAAGAGGCTGAAGTGATACCAGGAGAGGAGGACAATCATGTGGAAGACAAGGATGACATTCCTGCCAGCCCACCACCCAAGAAGAAAAAGGACTTGTGCTGTTTGGCTGATCTGCTTGGTTCAACTTACAGTGCAGGTCCTGCGGTGagacacagaaccacacaggCCCAGGCAGAAGAGGAGATGTCAAGGTACAAGGAGGCACCACCCCTGTCTCTTGCTGAGGGAAGTCCACTCAGTTGGTGGAAAGAGCACCAGAATGAATATCCACTAATGTcgtggtggtag
- the jade3 gene encoding protein Jade-3 isoform X1, giving the protein MKRHRSSSSSESSDNESPSTSFSSNKYGDKPGTPASAQKKPAEVFRKDLISAMKLPDSHHISPEDYYLLSDAWKQEWEKGVQVLASPDTIPQASVRLIADKCKEIFYTRQRKYIQCWSQDSAEMGYVNIKELAEAMCRYDLDDMDLFWLRELNAELAQMGEGPVDELTMERAMEALEKQCHDSMNHAIETEEGLGIEYDEDVICDVCRSPDSEEGNDMVFCDKCNICVHQACYGIVKVPDGNWLCRTCVLGIDPQCLLCPKKGGAMKATRAGTKWAHVSCALWIPEVSIACPERMEPITKVSHIPPSRWALICSLCKLKTGACIQCSVKNCTIPFHVTCAFEHSLEMKTILDEGDEVKFKSFCLKHSKPKTVEAGMSPARPKPPTETEKVGLRAQKLLELEEEFYSLVQVEELAQELEMPMNLLDFIYQYWKLKRKSNFNKALLPPKEDEENLLLEPQEDSIHTRMRMFMHLRQDLERVRNLCYMVSRREKLKLSQSKAQEQLFNLHIKLINQELSAGLPVSTPVESMLFRPPPRITLKLKMPKVGNGKAISKSGNGPLCPDNSGNVYDRSGSGEAGGVGKGKPHLHQGRRAQKEDRTNGLLPNLGNYRRESSSGGGGSSSSNLAGPVKQSGKPLALHAALLGHSSNGKAKVESEKVRPPKCNGALEKPNVVAQRDTSCQTPSAHDSCDHIIGGKGSLQGSFPRVTLEKFTRSFKEATVSLVRTTGNLSLKNSTTKERAWREPGGENQSGNPRPYPESDGYCPDLELSDSESEVKVNQRQRAGKGQPTGTTSASYNKGSIRGKLSVSSRTSKIQR; this is encoded by the exons ATGAAACGTCACAGATCTTCAAGTAGCAGTGAAAGCTCAGACAATGAGA GTCCCTCAACTTCGTTTTCCTCCAACAAATATGGAGACAAGCCTGGAACCCCTGCATCTGCCCAGAAGAAACCGGCAGAG GTGTTTAGAAAAGACCTGATCAGTGCCATGAAGCTTCCGGACTCCCACCACATTTCCCCAGAAGACTACTACCTGCTGTCTGATGCATGGAAACAAGAGTGGGAAAAGGGGGTGCAGGTACTTGCCAGCCCTGATACCATCCCTCAGGCTTCAGTCAG GCTCATTGCAGACAAGTGTAAGGAGATATTCTACACACGGCAAAGGAAATATATCCAGTGCTGGAGTCAGGACTCTGCTGAGATGGGCTACGTCAACATCAAAGAGTTGGCCGAAGCCATGTGCCGCTATGACCTGGACGACATGGACCTGTTCTGGCTTCGTGAGCTCAATGCTGAACTGGCCCAAATGG GGGAGGGCCCGGTGGATGAGCTGACAATGGAGCGTGCCATGGAGGCTCTGGAGAAGCAGTGCCATGACAGCATGAATCACGCAATTGAGACGGAGGAGGGGCTGGGCATCGAGTACGACGAGGATGTCATTTGTGACGTGTGCCGTTCCCCTGACAGTGAGGAGGGCAATGACATGGTCTTCTGTGACAAATGCAACATCTGTGTTCACCAG GCCTGTTATGGCATTGTGAAGGTACCAGATGGGAATTGGCTGTGCAGAACCTGCGTGCTTGGCATCGACCCACAGTGCCTCCTCTGTCCAAAAAAGGGGGGTGCCATGAAGGCCACTAGAGCGGGAACCAAATGGGCACATGTCAGCTGTGCTCTCTGGATCCCAGAG GTGAGCATTGCGTGTCCGGAGAGGATGGAGCCTATCACCAAAGTGTCTCACATCCCTCCAAGCCGATGGGCTCTGATCTGCAGCCTCTGCAAGCTTAAGACCGGGGCCTGCATCCAG TGTTCAGTGAAAAACTGCACCATCCCCTTTCATGTGACGTGTGCCTTTGAGCACAGTCTGGAAATGAAGACCATCTTGGATGAGGGTGACGAAGTCAAGTTCAAGTCCTTCTGCCTGAAGCACAGCAAGCCCAAAACCGTTGAGGCTGGCATGAGCCCCGCTCGGCCCAAACCtcccacagagacagagaaggtCGGCCTCAGGGCGCAGAAGctcctggagctggaggaggagttcTACTCTCTGGTGCAGGTGGAAGAGTTGGCCCAGGAGCTGGAGATGCCGATGAACCTGTTGGACTTCATCTACCAGTACTGGAAGCTTAAGAGGAAAAGCAACTTCAACAAGGCTCTGCTGCCTCCGAAAGAGGACGAAGAAAATCTCCTGCTGGAGCCGCAGGAGGACAGCATCCACACACGCATGCGCATGTTCATGCACCTCCGGCAGGACCTGGAGAGG GTCAGAAATTTGTGTTACATGGTGAGTCGACGCGAGAAGCTGAAACTGTCCCAGAGCAAAGCCCAGGAGCAGCTCTTCAACCTTCACATCAAGCTCATCAATCAGGAACTATCTGCAG GTCTTCCCGTATCCACCCCTGTGGAAAGCATGCTGTTCCGCCCACCTCCCCGGATAACCCTGAAACTCAAGATGCCAAAAGTGGGCAATGGGAAAGCCATCTCCAAATCAGGCAATGGACCCCTGTGCCCAGATAACAGTGGAAATGTTTACGACCGCAGTGGCAGTGGGGAAGCTGGAGGGGTGGGCAAAGGCAAACCTCATCTTCACCAAGGCAGGCGGGCACAGAAAGAGGACCGTACCAACGGCCTGTTGCCCAATTTGGGAAACTACCGTCGAGAAAGCAGCAGCGGtggtggcggcagcagcagcagcaaccttGCAGGCCCTGTCAAACAGTCAGGGAAACCTCTGGCACTTCACGCTGCACTCCTCGGGCACTCGTCCAATGGGAAAGCCAAGGTGGAGTCAGAGAAGGTCCGACCTCCGAAGTGTAATGGGGCTTTGGAGAAACCTAATGTGGTGGCCCAGAGAGACACATCGTGCCAAACACCTAGTGCACACGATTCTTGTGATCACATCattggggggaaggggagttTGCAGGGGAGTTTCCCAAGAGTCACCCTCGAGAAATTCACCAGGTCATTCAAAGAAGCCACAGTCAGCCTGGTACGGACTACTGGAAACCTCTCTCTCAAAAACTCCACCACCAAAGAGAGGGCGTGGCGCGAACCTGGTGGGGAGAATCAGTCGGGCAACCCCAGGCCCTACCCAGAGAGTGACGGCTACTGCCCGGACCTGGAGCTCAGCGACTCTGAGTCTGAGGTCAAGGTTAATCAGCGCCAGCGGGCTGGGAAAGGTCAACCAACTGGCACCACCTCTGCAAGCTATAACAAAGGAAGCATCCGTGGGAAACTGTCTGTCAGCTCCAGGACTTCAAAAATACAACGGTGA
- the jade3 gene encoding protein Jade-3 isoform X2, which yields MHGNKSGKRGCRYLPALIPSLRLQSGEGPVDELTMERAMEALEKQCHDSMNHAIETEEGLGIEYDEDVICDVCRSPDSEEGNDMVFCDKCNICVHQACYGIVKVPDGNWLCRTCVLGIDPQCLLCPKKGGAMKATRAGTKWAHVSCALWIPEVSIACPERMEPITKVSHIPPSRWALICSLCKLKTGACIQCSVKNCTIPFHVTCAFEHSLEMKTILDEGDEVKFKSFCLKHSKPKTVEAGMSPARPKPPTETEKVGLRAQKLLELEEEFYSLVQVEELAQELEMPMNLLDFIYQYWKLKRKSNFNKALLPPKEDEENLLLEPQEDSIHTRMRMFMHLRQDLERVRNLCYMVSRREKLKLSQSKAQEQLFNLHIKLINQELSAGLPVSTPVESMLFRPPPRITLKLKMPKVGNGKAISKSGNGPLCPDNSGNVYDRSGSGEAGGVGKGKPHLHQGRRAQKEDRTNGLLPNLGNYRRESSSGGGGSSSSNLAGPVKQSGKPLALHAALLGHSSNGKAKVESEKVRPPKCNGALEKPNVVAQRDTSCQTPSAHDSCDHIIGGKGSLQGSFPRVTLEKFTRSFKEATVSLVRTTGNLSLKNSTTKERAWREPGGENQSGNPRPYPESDGYCPDLELSDSESEVKVNQRQRAGKGQPTGTTSASYNKGSIRGKLSVSSRTSKIQR from the exons ATGCATGGAAACAAGAGTGGGAAAAGGGGGTGCAGGTACTTGCCAGCCCTGATACCATCCCTCAGGCTTCAGTCAG GGGAGGGCCCGGTGGATGAGCTGACAATGGAGCGTGCCATGGAGGCTCTGGAGAAGCAGTGCCATGACAGCATGAATCACGCAATTGAGACGGAGGAGGGGCTGGGCATCGAGTACGACGAGGATGTCATTTGTGACGTGTGCCGTTCCCCTGACAGTGAGGAGGGCAATGACATGGTCTTCTGTGACAAATGCAACATCTGTGTTCACCAG GCCTGTTATGGCATTGTGAAGGTACCAGATGGGAATTGGCTGTGCAGAACCTGCGTGCTTGGCATCGACCCACAGTGCCTCCTCTGTCCAAAAAAGGGGGGTGCCATGAAGGCCACTAGAGCGGGAACCAAATGGGCACATGTCAGCTGTGCTCTCTGGATCCCAGAG GTGAGCATTGCGTGTCCGGAGAGGATGGAGCCTATCACCAAAGTGTCTCACATCCCTCCAAGCCGATGGGCTCTGATCTGCAGCCTCTGCAAGCTTAAGACCGGGGCCTGCATCCAG TGTTCAGTGAAAAACTGCACCATCCCCTTTCATGTGACGTGTGCCTTTGAGCACAGTCTGGAAATGAAGACCATCTTGGATGAGGGTGACGAAGTCAAGTTCAAGTCCTTCTGCCTGAAGCACAGCAAGCCCAAAACCGTTGAGGCTGGCATGAGCCCCGCTCGGCCCAAACCtcccacagagacagagaaggtCGGCCTCAGGGCGCAGAAGctcctggagctggaggaggagttcTACTCTCTGGTGCAGGTGGAAGAGTTGGCCCAGGAGCTGGAGATGCCGATGAACCTGTTGGACTTCATCTACCAGTACTGGAAGCTTAAGAGGAAAAGCAACTTCAACAAGGCTCTGCTGCCTCCGAAAGAGGACGAAGAAAATCTCCTGCTGGAGCCGCAGGAGGACAGCATCCACACACGCATGCGCATGTTCATGCACCTCCGGCAGGACCTGGAGAGG GTCAGAAATTTGTGTTACATGGTGAGTCGACGCGAGAAGCTGAAACTGTCCCAGAGCAAAGCCCAGGAGCAGCTCTTCAACCTTCACATCAAGCTCATCAATCAGGAACTATCTGCAG GTCTTCCCGTATCCACCCCTGTGGAAAGCATGCTGTTCCGCCCACCTCCCCGGATAACCCTGAAACTCAAGATGCCAAAAGTGGGCAATGGGAAAGCCATCTCCAAATCAGGCAATGGACCCCTGTGCCCAGATAACAGTGGAAATGTTTACGACCGCAGTGGCAGTGGGGAAGCTGGAGGGGTGGGCAAAGGCAAACCTCATCTTCACCAAGGCAGGCGGGCACAGAAAGAGGACCGTACCAACGGCCTGTTGCCCAATTTGGGAAACTACCGTCGAGAAAGCAGCAGCGGtggtggcggcagcagcagcagcaaccttGCAGGCCCTGTCAAACAGTCAGGGAAACCTCTGGCACTTCACGCTGCACTCCTCGGGCACTCGTCCAATGGGAAAGCCAAGGTGGAGTCAGAGAAGGTCCGACCTCCGAAGTGTAATGGGGCTTTGGAGAAACCTAATGTGGTGGCCCAGAGAGACACATCGTGCCAAACACCTAGTGCACACGATTCTTGTGATCACATCattggggggaaggggagttTGCAGGGGAGTTTCCCAAGAGTCACCCTCGAGAAATTCACCAGGTCATTCAAAGAAGCCACAGTCAGCCTGGTACGGACTACTGGAAACCTCTCTCTCAAAAACTCCACCACCAAAGAGAGGGCGTGGCGCGAACCTGGTGGGGAGAATCAGTCGGGCAACCCCAGGCCCTACCCAGAGAGTGACGGCTACTGCCCGGACCTGGAGCTCAGCGACTCTGAGTCTGAGGTCAAGGTTAATCAGCGCCAGCGGGCTGGGAAAGGTCAACCAACTGGCACCACCTCTGCAAGCTATAACAAAGGAAGCATCCGTGGGAAACTGTCTGTCAGCTCCAGGACTTCAAAAATACAACGGTGA
- the plcxd1.1 gene encoding PI-PLC X domain-containing protein 1 → MSEVCEVSLRDLPLDNWMAHLPDGLWDVPLSNLSIPGSHNAITYCLDKNDRSPVDLTQPDVLQKLDKYMKPLIRPFVYKWSIAQDSSVKEQLDCGVRYCDLRIAHRPNDSSTDLYFYHGVYSTVTVEAVLKEITEWLDVHPKEVVILSFSHFLGLTQDLHTVLISTIKNIFAAKLCPKMELVTLKNLWSKGYQVIVSYQHNVVNSHGDLWSHIPYWWANKCKAEDLIEEFERRKQNGRPGGFFVTGINLTEDLKYICSHPTESLKDMVMSTYPTLLDWVMEQRPGSNTGSVNIIAGDFVTESQFIPTVIALNEKLLNQTL, encoded by the exons ATGTCTGAAGTCTGCGAGGTGTCGCTGAGAGACCTGCCCCTGGACAACTGGATGGCCCACCTCCCAGATGGCCTGTGGGACGTGCCGCTTAGCAACCTATCCATCCCAG GGAGCCATAATGCAATAACTTACTGCCTGGATAAAAACGACCGCTCCCCAGTGGACCTCACTCAGCCAGATGTGCTGCAGAAGCTGGACAAATACATGAAACCCCTGATTCGTCCATTTGTTTACAAGTGGTCTATTGCTCAG gaCTCCAGTGTGAAGGAGCAGCTTGACTGTGGCGTGAGGTACTGTGATCTCAGGATCGCCCACAGACCAAACGACAGCTCCACTGATCTCTATTTCTACCATGgagtgtacagtacagtaacagTTGAG GCAGTGCTGAAAGAGATCACAGAATGGCTAGATGTCCACCCCAAAGAGGTGGTCATCCTGTCCTTCAGTCACTTCCTGGGATTGACCCAAGACCTCCATACGGTTCTCATCTCTACTATAAAGAACATCTTTGCTGCAAAACTGTGCCCAAAAATG GAGCTGGTAACCTTGAAGAACCTATGGAGCAAAGGTTATCAAGTTATTGTCTCCTATCAGCACAATGTTGTCAACAGTCATGGGGACCTCTGGTCCCATATTCCTTATTGGTGGGCCAACAAATGCAAAGCTGAAGACTTAATAGAAGAGTTTGAGCGTAGGAAACAAAACGGTCGACCAG GGGGATTCTTTGTCACCGGTATAAACCTCACTGAGGACCTGAAGTACATTTGTTCTCACCCCACTGAGTCTCTGAAGGACATGGTGATGTCCACGTACCCCACATTGCTGGACTGGGTGATGGAGCAGAGGCCAGGCTCAAACACGGGCTCTGTCAACATCATTGCTGGGGACTTTGTGACCGAGAGCCAGTTCATACCGACTGTCATCGCACTGAATGAAAAACTGCTGAACCAGACCTTGTAA
- the plcxd1.2 gene encoding PI-PLC X domain-containing protein 1 isoform X2: MERCENETNCEDWMSRMPEELWDTSIFNLAIPGSHDAMSYCLDITSPLVRSESDTFRVLDKLFYCFTRPAIYRWATTQEKSVVEQLKAGIRYFDLRIAHKPNDPSDDLYFTHVIYTYLTVLDTLQEIATWLDSHPKEIVILACRQFEGLSEKLHETFIHLLKRTFGSKLCPRMATLTLRILWALKYQVFLSYDDQAVERHEDLWPPIPYWWANQRSAEGLLCYIEWQKTKGRPGSFFVAGLNLTADRGYITTHPQESLRTLSLKNWEPIKSWLLDQRPGEKPGCLNIIAGDFVGLIPFCHMIIALNHKHLIPMIVSKQ; encoded by the exons ATGGAACGTTGTGAAAATGAAACGAATTGCGAAGACTGGATGTCCCGTATGCCCGAGGAGCTGTGGGACACGTCCATCTTCAACCTGGCCATTCCTG GAAGCCACGACGCCATGAGCTACTGCCTGGACATCACCTCCCCCCTGGTCCGCTCCGAGTCGGACACCTTCAGGGTCCTGGACAAACTCTTCTACTGCTTCACCCGCCCAGCCATCTACAGATGGGCCACCACGCAG GAGAAGTCTGTCGTGGAGCAGCTGAAAGCTGGAATTCGGTACTTCGATTTGAGGATTGCCCACAAACCTAACGACCCTTCTGATGACCTCTACTTCACACACGtcatttacacatatttaaCAGTGCTG GACACTTTGCAGGAAATTGCGACATGGCTGGACTCCCACCCGAAGGAAATTGTTATTTTAGCTTGCAGACAGTTTGAGGGGCTGAGTGAAAAACTGCATGAAACATTTATACACTTACTGAAGAGGACATTTGGAAGTAAATTATGCCCTCGTATG GCCACACTGACCCTCAGAATACTCTGGGCCCTGAAGTACCAAGTGTTCTTGTCCTACGATGACCAGGCAGTGGAGCGCCATGAAGATCTTTGGCCGCCTATTCCTTACTGGTGGGCAAACCAGCGGTCAGCGGAGGGGCTGCTCTGCTACATAGAATGGCAGAAAACAAAGGGGCGTCCAG GCAGCTTTTTTGTGGCGGGTCTGAACCTCACTGCTGACCGTGGTTACATCACAACACATCCACAAGAGTCTCTCCGCACCCTGAGCTTGAAAAACTGGGAACCGATCAAGTCCTGGCTTCTGGACCAGAGACCTGGAGAAAAACCTGGCTGCCTTAACATCATTGCTGGAGACTTTGTGGGTCTGATTCCGTTCTGCCATATGATCATTGCTCTCAACCATAAACATCTCATTCCTATGATTGTGAGCAAACAGTGA
- the plcxd1.2 gene encoding PI-PLC X domain-containing protein 1 isoform X1 translates to MERCENETNCEDWMSRMPEELWDTSIFNLAIPGSHDAMSYCLDITSPLVRSESDTFRVLDKLFYCFTRPAIYRWATTQEKSVVEQLKAGIRYFDLRIAHKPNDPSDDLYFTHVIYTYLTVLDTLQEIATWLDSHPKEIVILACRQFEGLSEKLHETFIHLLKRTFGSKLCPRMKATLTLRILWALKYQVFLSYDDQAVERHEDLWPPIPYWWANQRSAEGLLCYIEWQKTKGRPGSFFVAGLNLTADRGYITTHPQESLRTLSLKNWEPIKSWLLDQRPGEKPGCLNIIAGDFVGLIPFCHMIIALNHKHLIPMIVSKQ, encoded by the exons ATGGAACGTTGTGAAAATGAAACGAATTGCGAAGACTGGATGTCCCGTATGCCCGAGGAGCTGTGGGACACGTCCATCTTCAACCTGGCCATTCCTG GAAGCCACGACGCCATGAGCTACTGCCTGGACATCACCTCCCCCCTGGTCCGCTCCGAGTCGGACACCTTCAGGGTCCTGGACAAACTCTTCTACTGCTTCACCCGCCCAGCCATCTACAGATGGGCCACCACGCAG GAGAAGTCTGTCGTGGAGCAGCTGAAAGCTGGAATTCGGTACTTCGATTTGAGGATTGCCCACAAACCTAACGACCCTTCTGATGACCTCTACTTCACACACGtcatttacacatatttaaCAGTGCTG GACACTTTGCAGGAAATTGCGACATGGCTGGACTCCCACCCGAAGGAAATTGTTATTTTAGCTTGCAGACAGTTTGAGGGGCTGAGTGAAAAACTGCATGAAACATTTATACACTTACTGAAGAGGACATTTGGAAGTAAATTATGCCCTCGTATG AAGGCCACACTGACCCTCAGAATACTCTGGGCCCTGAAGTACCAAGTGTTCTTGTCCTACGATGACCAGGCAGTGGAGCGCCATGAAGATCTTTGGCCGCCTATTCCTTACTGGTGGGCAAACCAGCGGTCAGCGGAGGGGCTGCTCTGCTACATAGAATGGCAGAAAACAAAGGGGCGTCCAG GCAGCTTTTTTGTGGCGGGTCTGAACCTCACTGCTGACCGTGGTTACATCACAACACATCCACAAGAGTCTCTCCGCACCCTGAGCTTGAAAAACTGGGAACCGATCAAGTCCTGGCTTCTGGACCAGAGACCTGGAGAAAAACCTGGCTGCCTTAACATCATTGCTGGAGACTTTGTGGGTCTGATTCCGTTCTGCCATATGATCATTGCTCTCAACCATAAACATCTCATTCCTATGATTGTGAGCAAACAGTGA
- the gtpbp6 gene encoding putative GTP-binding protein 6 — translation MWKLLDGAGSYRLRRPQSSRGRYSDVAALNPRRRSALLDGNSMSVLWLRFPRRLYTWCVKSRVSRLVPGLVRGKALCYNINAQHGSKGVSTSSRSFRNGEGTPVTFADEDEAEDLIADGEVDELFQQQIPAGIEGDHRVLIVHPDVKWGSRKQYLTTAELQMAEAVGLVLTLKNWTVVDKIIMSTKTPQKKRIFGKGNFQTLTEKVRATPGVTAVFVNVERLSPLSEKELQEAWGVKVFDRYSVVLHIFRCNACTKEAKLQISLAEIPLLRSRLKNEVADLDQQGGGSRYIMGSGETQMEVQQRLLKERELKIRAALERLRRKRHMLRSQRQQRDFPVISVMGYTNCGKTTLIKALTGDAALEPKDQLFATLDVTVHAGQLLSRMTVLYVDTIGFLSQLPHRLIDSYSATLEDVVHSDLIIHVRDVSHPETVNQKANVLKVLKNLQIPEKLLQSIVEVHNKIDLIDGYEPTEADALLISALKGHGLQHLKQKVEEAVVKSTGKQVLALKVDLGGPQLSWLYKEATVQEVEVVDDRSAKVTVIISAAAYGRYRKLFPET, via the exons ATGTGGAAACTTTTGGACGGGGCAGGTTCATACAGACTCAGGAGACCCCAGTCCAGTAGAGGGCGCTACAGTgacgtggcagccttgaacccTCGAAGAAGAAGTGCACTGCTGGACGGGAACAGTATGAGCGTGTTGTGGCTTCGTTTTCCGCGCAGGCTTTACACGTGGTGTGTGAAATCGCGCGTCAGTCGATTAGTTCCAGGTTTGGTTCGCGGAAAAGCATTATGTTATAACATTAACGCTCAGCATGGCTCGAAGGGCGTTTCGACGTCATCGCGCTCGTTCAGGAACGGAGAAGGCACCCCGGTGACGTTTGCAGATGAAGATGAGGCGGAGGATTTGATCGCGGATGGCGAGGTTGATGAGCTTTTCCAGCAGCAGATTCCGGCGGGCATTGAAGGAGACCACCGAGTGTTGATAGTTCACCCGGATGTGAAGTGGGGGAGCAGGAAGCAGTACCTGACCACAG CGGAGCTCCAAATGGCTGAGGCTGTTGGTCTCGTCCTTACCCTGAAGAACTGGACTGTTGTCGACAAGATCATCATGTCCACTAAGACACCACAGAAGAAGCGGATATTCGGGAAAGGGAATTTTCAGACGCTCACAG AAAAGGTGCGGGCAACCCCTGGCGTTACAGCGGTGTTCGTAAACGTAGAGCGTCTGTCTCCTTTGTCTGAG AAAGAACTGCAAGAGGCCTGGGGTGTGAAGGTCTTTGACAGATATTCGGTGGTACTCCACATATTTCGCTGCAATGCATGCACCAAAGAGGCCAAGCTTCAGATCTCCTTGGCAGAAATCCCATTACTGAG GTCCCGATTAAAGAATGAAGTTGCAGATCTTGATCAGCAAGGTGGAGGTTCCAGGTACATCATGGGTTCAG GTGAGACTCAGATGGAGGTGCAGCAGAGGctgctgaaagagagagagctgaAGATCCGCGCAGCACTAGAGCGTCTGAGGAGGAAACGTCACATGCTCCGCTCCCAACGGCAACAGAGGGACTTCCCTGTCATCTCGGTCATGGGCTACACCAACTGTG GAAAGACCACTCTCATAAAAGCTTTGACCGGTGATGCTGCACTGGAGCCCAAAGACCAGCTCTTCGCGACCCTAGATGTGACGGTCCATGCCGGGCAGCTACTGAGTCGTATGACTGTGCTTTATGTGGACACAATCGGTTTCCTGTCCCAGCTACCCCACAGACTCATCGACTCGTATTCTGCCACCCTGGAGGATGTAGTGCACTCT gaCCTGATCATTCATGTTAGGGACGTAAGCCACCCAGAAACCGTGAATCAGAAGGCGAATGTATTAAAAGTCCTGAAGAACCTCCAGATCCCAGAGAAACTTTTACAGTCTATTGTAGAGGTCCACAACAAGATTGACCTGATTGATGG ATATGAGCCCACGGAGGCCGACGCATTGCTTATTTCAGCATTGAAAGGTCACGGTTTGCAACATTTGAAGCAGAAGGTTGAGGAGGCCGTGGTGAAATCCACAGGGAAGCAAGTCTTGGCTCTGAAAGTGGATCTCGGTGGCCCTCAGTTGAG TTGGCTGTACAAAGAAGCCACGGTGCAGGAGGTGGAAGTTGTAGATGACCGCTCTGCCAAGGTCACGGTCATCATTAGCGCGGCTGCGTATGGCCGCTACAGGAAGCTGTTCCCGGAGACATGA
- the nit2 gene encoding omega-amidase NIT2, whose translation MSGIAKAMSKFRLAVVQLHVSKVKADNLSRAHNLVTEAAGQGAKIVVLPECFNSPYGTGFFAEYAEKIPGESTLLLSEIAKENKIFLVGGSIPEEDRGKLYNTCSVFGPDGNLLIKHRKIHLFDIDVPGKIRFQESETLSPGSVLSMFDTPFCKVGVGICYDMRFAELAQIYAKKGCQLLVYPGAFNMTTGPAHWELLQRGRAVDNQVYVATASPARDEAASYVAWGHSTVVNPWGEVITKAGAQEEVVYADIDLQYLAAVRQQIPITTQRRNDLYTVSAVMDS comes from the exons ATGTCAGGAATAGCAAAAGCAATGTCGA AATTTCGCTTGGCTGTCGTTCAGTTGCacgtgtcaaaggtcaaagcaGACAACCTGAGCAGAGCCCATAACCTGGTGACCGAGGCAGCAGGTCAGGGGGCGAAGATTGTGGTTTTACCT GAGTGTTTCAACTCGCCTTACGGCACCGGCTTCTTCGCGGAATATGCAGAGAAGATCCCTGGCGAATCTACTCTGTTGCTGTCTGAGATTGCCAAGGAAAATAAGATATTCCTGGTTGGAG GCTCCATCCCCGAGGAGGACCGGGGGAAGCTGTACAACACCTGCTCTGTTTTTGGTCCAGATGGAAATCTGTTGATAAAACACAGAAAg ATCCACCTGTTTGACATAGATGTCCCTGGAAAAATACGCTTCCAAGAGTCTGAGACTCTCAGTCCTGGCAGTGTCCTGTCAATGTTTGACACAC CGTTCTGTAAGGTTGGTGTGGGGATCTGCTATGACATGCGATTTGCGGAGCTTGCGCAAATTTATGCTAAAAAAG GGTGCCAGCTGTTGGTATATCCCGGAGCTTTCAACATGACTACTGGGCCGGCCCACTGGGAGCTCCTGCAGAGGGGGAG GGCAGTCGATAACCAGGTGTACGTGGCCACAGCTTCCCCAGCGAGAGATGAGGCTGCTTCATATGTGGCCTGGGGTCACAGCACAGTTGTCAACCCCTG GGGAGAAGTTATCACAAAGGCGGGTGCACAGGAAGAAGTTGTTTATGCTGATATTG ACCTGCAGTACCTTGCTGCTGTGCGTCAGCAGATCCCCATCACCACCCAGAGACGGAACGACCTGTACACAGTGAGCGCAGTGATGGACAGTTGA